In Bacteroidota bacterium, the genomic stretch AGCGCCTCCCTAGAGCACTCAAGGATGCACCAGACTCATATTCTCCCACTAGATGTTTCTTGAAGGATATACTATAGCGCTTTATTACTCGCTTTTCCATGGTTTACTTGCTTTGCTGTAAACCTATAGCAGGACGAGACAAACGACCCTTCGAAATTCGGAGTTCCTTGTTTGATGTTCGATATTCCAACAAGGGTTGCCCTCCTGAAAGAGGTCCTTCGCAAGCTCACGATGACAGACGCCAGGCCTTACGCCATCCCTCCTATCTCCTCACTCAAAACGCCTATCTCCTATCTCCTCACTCCTATCTCCTATCTCCTCACTCCAAACCCCCATATGCAACAGGTCGTGGTAGACGCCGTCTACGAAGTTTTCCTTTTTCAGCACCCCTTCTACTTCAAAGCCCTTCTTTTTGTATAGCTTGATGGCCGGCGCGTTGTCTGCGCGGACCTTGAGGTTGATTTTTTTGATGATGCCAGAAGCCTTGGCCCAGTCGAGCATGCTGTCCATCAGGGCATCGCCAATCCCGCGTCCCCAGAAGGCGCGGGCTACGGTAATGCCAAATTCTGCCACATGGCTGAGCCGCTGTCTATTACTGGATGAACAACTGAGGGTGCCGGCGAGGGTCTGGTCTACAAAGGCAAGGACGTAGAGACAATTGGCGGCGCTTCTGCATCGATCGAGATAAACAGCTTCTTCAGCCTCCGTCATCTCAAATTCACCCGGTCCGAATGAAAGGAATGACGTTTCACCGCTCACGCGTTCAAAATACGCCAGTAACCAAGCCGCGTCGCTCGCTTCAGCTTCCCGTAT encodes the following:
- a CDS encoding GNAT family N-acetyltransferase, whose product is MFPRILKTRDDQHLVIREAEASDAAWLLAYFERVSGETSFLSFGPGEFEMTEAEEAVYLDRCRSAANCLYVLAFVDQTLAGTLSCSSSNRQRLSHVAEFGITVARAFWGRGIGDALMDSMLDWAKASGIIKKINLKVRADNAPAIKLYKKKGFEVEGVLKKENFVDGVYHDLLHMGVWSEEIGDRSEEIGDRRFE